The following coding sequences are from one Coffea arabica cultivar ET-39 chromosome 11e, Coffea Arabica ET-39 HiFi, whole genome shotgun sequence window:
- the LOC113717546 gene encoding uncharacterized protein isoform X2, which produces MDAQQQQGAAAPQPPLPPRPAGPDFTPILTVFFAFIAIFLVVLVPSSSNLLDSLATLHQVPEGHVGVYWRGGALLKTITDPGFHVKLPLITQFEPIQVTLQTDLVRDIPCGTKGGVMINFEKIEVVNRLRKQYVYETLLNYGVNYDNTWIYDKIHHEINQFCSVHSLQQVYIDMFDQIDEKMKDALQADCTRYAPGIEIISVRVTKPKIPDSIRRNFEQMEEERTKVLIAMERQKVAEKEAETQKKVAISEAEKYAHVSKIQMEQKLMEKESTRKQEEIANAIYMAREKSLADAEFYRTMKVAEANKMKLTPEYLELKFIEAIANNSKIFFGDKVPSMIFDQRILGDFLKDAGRRNLGL; this is translated from the exons ATGGATGCTCAGCAACAGCAGGGAGCTGCCGCTCCGCAACCGCCGCTGCCACCGCGACCCGCTGGCCCAGATTTCACTCCGATCCTAACAGTCTTCTTTGCCTTCATTGCTATTTTTCTCGTG GTGCTTGTTCCTTCTTCATCCAATTTGCTAGATAGCTTGGCTACTTTACATCAAGTTCCAGAAGGCCATGTTGGCGTTTATTGGAGAGGGGGTGCTCTTCTGAAGACAATTACCGATCCAG GTTTTCATGTGAAATTGCCTTTGATAACCCAGTTTGAGCCCATTCAAGTTACTCTTCAAACAGATTTG GTGAGGGATATTCCCTGTGGAACAAAAGGGGGTGTAATGATCAACTTTGAGAAGATAGAA GTCGTTAACCGCCTTCGTAAGCAGTATGTTTATGAAACGCTGCTCAACTATGGTGTCAATTATGACAATACTTGGATATATGATAAAATTCATCATGAGATCAATCAGTTTTGCAGCGTACATTCCCTTCAGCAGGTTTACATTGATATGTTTGACCAG ATTgatgagaaaatgaaagatgctCTTCAAGCTGATTGCACACGTTATGCTCCTGGTATTGAAATTATCAGTGTTCGTGTTACAAAGCCTAAGATCCCTGACAGTATAAGGCGGAATTTTGAGCAGATGGAAGAGGAACGCACAAAG GTCTTGATTGCAATGGAGAGACAGAAAGTTGCAGAGAAGGAAGCTGAGACGCAGAAGAAGGTAGCAATAAGTGAAGCTGAAAAGTATGCTCATGTTAGCAAGATCCAGATGGAGCAAAAGTTGATGGAAAAAGAAAGCACAAGGAagcaagaggagattgcaaatgCTATATACATGGCTCGTGAAAAGAGTTTGGCTGATGCCGAGTTTTATCG AACAATGAAAGTGGCAGAAGCGAACAAAATGAAGCTTACTCCTGAGTATTTGGAACTCAAGTTCATTGAAGCAATTGCTAATAACTCGAAGATATTTTTTGGAGACAAG GTGCCAAGTATGATATTTGATCAAAGAATATTGGGAGACTTTCTGAAAGATGCGGGCAGAAGGAACTTGGGATTATAA
- the LOC113717546 gene encoding uncharacterized protein isoform X1 yields MDAQQQQGAAAPQPPLPPRPAGPDFTPILTVFFAFIAIFLVATSQVLVPSSSNLLDSLATLHQVPEGHVGVYWRGGALLKTITDPGFHVKLPLITQFEPIQVTLQTDLVRDIPCGTKGGVMINFEKIEVVNRLRKQYVYETLLNYGVNYDNTWIYDKIHHEINQFCSVHSLQQVYIDMFDQIDEKMKDALQADCTRYAPGIEIISVRVTKPKIPDSIRRNFEQMEEERTKVLIAMERQKVAEKEAETQKKVAISEAEKYAHVSKIQMEQKLMEKESTRKQEEIANAIYMAREKSLADAEFYRTMKVAEANKMKLTPEYLELKFIEAIANNSKIFFGDKVPSMIFDQRILGDFLKDAGRRNLGL; encoded by the exons ATGGATGCTCAGCAACAGCAGGGAGCTGCCGCTCCGCAACCGCCGCTGCCACCGCGACCCGCTGGCCCAGATTTCACTCCGATCCTAACAGTCTTCTTTGCCTTCATTGCTATTTTTCTCGTG GCCACGTCACAGGTGCTTGTTCCTTCTTCATCCAATTTGCTAGATAGCTTGGCTACTTTACATCAAGTTCCAGAAGGCCATGTTGGCGTTTATTGGAGAGGGGGTGCTCTTCTGAAGACAATTACCGATCCAG GTTTTCATGTGAAATTGCCTTTGATAACCCAGTTTGAGCCCATTCAAGTTACTCTTCAAACAGATTTG GTGAGGGATATTCCCTGTGGAACAAAAGGGGGTGTAATGATCAACTTTGAGAAGATAGAA GTCGTTAACCGCCTTCGTAAGCAGTATGTTTATGAAACGCTGCTCAACTATGGTGTCAATTATGACAATACTTGGATATATGATAAAATTCATCATGAGATCAATCAGTTTTGCAGCGTACATTCCCTTCAGCAGGTTTACATTGATATGTTTGACCAG ATTgatgagaaaatgaaagatgctCTTCAAGCTGATTGCACACGTTATGCTCCTGGTATTGAAATTATCAGTGTTCGTGTTACAAAGCCTAAGATCCCTGACAGTATAAGGCGGAATTTTGAGCAGATGGAAGAGGAACGCACAAAG GTCTTGATTGCAATGGAGAGACAGAAAGTTGCAGAGAAGGAAGCTGAGACGCAGAAGAAGGTAGCAATAAGTGAAGCTGAAAAGTATGCTCATGTTAGCAAGATCCAGATGGAGCAAAAGTTGATGGAAAAAGAAAGCACAAGGAagcaagaggagattgcaaatgCTATATACATGGCTCGTGAAAAGAGTTTGGCTGATGCCGAGTTTTATCG AACAATGAAAGTGGCAGAAGCGAACAAAATGAAGCTTACTCCTGAGTATTTGGAACTCAAGTTCATTGAAGCAATTGCTAATAACTCGAAGATATTTTTTGGAGACAAG GTGCCAAGTATGATATTTGATCAAAGAATATTGGGAGACTTTCTGAAAGATGCGGGCAGAAGGAACTTGGGATTATAA